The Arabidopsis thaliana chromosome 5, partial sequence genomic interval TCCAAGGAACTACAAGCGAAGCATTttagcttctttctctttcttagGGTTGGTCTTAACTTAGCTACCGCAGGGAATGAAGGAGTTAAATCCACATGTTCATGTTAGGTAGGAACAAGTCCGTGACTTCTTGGCcctttgtttgttgttgactCTTGACTCTGACTGCTTTCTCTTGACTTGTAAAACACGCTGAAAagtatttgatttaatttggCAATGAATCTTGACGCTTGAGTCTTTCCTGTTGACTCTGAAAATTCGTAGTTCTAAGCCAATAGTTAGTATCCCTCTTCTGCACTCTTAGTGTTCATCGACTTTTTCCTATTCTTACATTTTCTAACTTCCTGTCCCCTCTGGGAAATATGATGATTTCAATTCTCAAATGTATCAGATTAGTCATAGGCCAAATAAGGTGCTGttcttctttatgtttttatgtCTTGATCTGTCATGAGGTGTCAGATCATCTGACTTCATCATGTCACGATTATGATCAATTTCGTAGTGCTCACCTGGTTGTATGCACTGTAGTTATTGGTGGATAACTGTCTGCAATGTTTGATGATTAAATGCATTCGTGTGTACCAGTCAGTCGGCAGCCTTTGAGATGCATGTGCAACCAGGTACCAGCGTGGACGAATCTCCTGCTCATAAGAAAGTAGACGAAACTCCACCTAAGCATGTCCAGTTTCTTGAGCCTATCAGCAAGACGGTGGTCGACGATGCTCAAAATCCATCATATGGGTCTGCGTTTGATGACCCAAGCTCCTCAAATTCTCCTCTTTTGTCCCCAGTTTTTGAAGAaccttcttcctccttttcTGAGGGTAATGATTAACAATACTAATTCCATTATGGTCTTTCACTTGTCTCAATATTTTGAACCACTGTTGACAGGTGGAGATGATGACCCGTTACCAGGTATAGAGGACCTCCAAATTTCAGGAGAACCTTATCCTGGACATGAACTTCAGGCTTGTGGTTACTCCATTAATGGAACAACAAGTTGTAATTTTGAGGTGCGtactaaataaaaaacagaatcgCTTCCTTACTTATGTTGAATTGCATCTaatctatcttcttctgttcttcaaTTTTCAGTGGGTCTGTCACCTAGAAGATGGATCTGTGAATTACATTGATGGTACATTCCCCTCCTgctgaattttgtttcttatttctttatatGGAAATAAGAATCTAGTCGTGAACGAACTTCTAATGCAGGAGCAAAGCAGCCAAATTACCTTGTCACTGCTGATGATGTTGATTTATATCTTGCTATTGAGGTTCAGCCTTTGGATGACAGGAACCGAAaggttaatatttttttgtatgaatgaGATTATATGTTGAGTGGTTCTTTTCTGTGGAATACTGGAATCTTGATATGGATTTTAGTTTCCATTATTTACCTCAGCATTTTGTTTCGTCGGCTAGATTTCATGCTAAAATGTTGTAGGGGAAAAGATTCGCCTTTGGAAAGTACAGATACGATTTAACAGTTTTGTTAGATGTGCATACACTGTTGTTTTCTGCTGattgtttttcagttttttttttcatgtggTTTGCAATATTCATTTGCTACTTTCTGATTTCAGGGGGAGCTTGTGAAGGTTTTTGCCAATGATAACCGCAAGATTGCTTGCCGTAAGTTAATCTGTTTACTTAGAGAATCACCCTCTTGCCACTTGTCTGTTTACGTCTTCATATTAAGATGTTACGTCTTTTATGCTCCCTGAGCTGTTTCTGGTTGGTTGTGTTAGAGAATGTTTCCCTTAAATCTGAAGCATTCGTTGAGAACTTGATAATATTTATTCTGAGACCTAAATGTAACAGTAATCCTCTTTTTACTTTGACAGATCCAGATATGCAGAGCAATATAGAGAAGACTCTTCATACTGGTCATGCTTCATACAAAGTTTCTCTTGCGGTATAACATTTACCATTTCAACTCGTTTATTTAGCCTATGTTCTCTCTGGCTTTTCTTGGATTAATCCTTCACATGCATGGACAGGTTGGCTTCGTGGATATATGGGAAGCAGCAACATTATCTATTAAGAGAGAAGGTTACAGCATCAAGTGTATTAGTGATCTCACAATTGCAGAAAAGTTCTCAGCATCTACTACTGTAAGACTTATGCCTTATTTGTTTCTGTCCTTTTTTGTCATAAAATAAATCGCGCTTCTCTGTGAAACGTGTGGCGGTGTGGGTATGGAGAGAGCTTTGCATGTTGAAAGAGTTATTAGATAGGTTCTGAACTTTGAACTAATATTTATATCCGTCTTGTGATACCTATGTAGGTAACCATTCCGTTTGGGCAACCGGCAGAACTTGTTATCATTGGTTCTGATGGTAGTGAACATTCCTTACGAGCAGATAATGGATCGCCAGACCTTATCGGGTAAGTGGAACTTAATTAACTTTCTTTTAAAGAGGGAAGTAGACCATTAGAATGCCTCGAGTTTGATGAGCCTGTCAATAGATACTTAGCTCCTAAGTACTTAGTGAGTTCAAAAGCCGATCCGGATTAATCAGCATGTGCTTTGTTCTATGATCCTATCAGATATACCAAATCGATGAATCTCAGTATGATTAAACACACAAGTGTAGGGGATATATAATACACTTTGATCCAATAATGATAGGGTCTTGTTTGTAATATGTCCGTTGAATCCTCCACTGTAAAAGCTAATATTCTGTTGTCTTTGGCAGCTCAAGAGATGAAATAGTACTCACCCTGAGATTATTTATCAAGAGGGTAATGTTCTTCAAAGcattaaattcattttatcACTTTCGTTGTAGCTGTCATAAAAGCAGAGGCAATTTGTAAGTAGATACAAAGAGCTTCAAGCTTGAGGCTTTCTAGAGAAGCAATGACGGATTATCTTTGGTTTGATATTTCGTTGCAGGCTCTGCAGAGgaagaagggaaagaagagagtatttttgtttaacaaatgAGACTtggtatataatatttttttggctctCTTACTTTTGTCAGCTGCAAATCAATTAGAGATAAGGACTTGTGACACAATTCATTCATATGAAAAGTCaatctttgtttatataaaaccCCCACATAAGTTAGATTTGATCAAAGATCACTGCTCTGCAGTCATAGTACATTCTTATTGACCTGTTTGATTACACTAAACAATTGGCCAACCTGACTATGTTACAAAGAAGAATGATAAGTCTTAAGGAGATATGATACAACAGCAATGAAGTAACAACAAAAGTATTTGCTAAATATGAAATCAATCATATATTCAGCTGTGTCGGAATTTTGGCTGCACTGTGAGAACTCCTGGTCTTGTCTCATCAAACCTGTACCTGCATAAGTAACAACATTCCATTCctcatctttttatttatacaaatgaTTATGAACTGGAAGATCAAAGAGTTTATCTTCACGGCTAGAGGAAGTTGACATACCTGTTACAACATACCTGTTACAGTATTCCTCATCTTTCATGCCTTTCACATGGAGTTAAAATCCACATTCAAATGAAACATAGTCAAGAGAAATCCACCCATTTCTGCAAGTCAACATAAGACAAAAGCACTGTCCACTTGcgtcaaaaaagaaatgattatTATAGATGGTTGACTAACTTTAAGGCCAAATGATTCAAGCAGTCACAGTTTGACCAGTGTAAAGAGAACCACCGGGGATAAAATTGACGGAGAAGCAATCAATCATTCTGCAGCCTTTGAGATGCAACCAGGTACGAGTGTATACGAATCTCCTGCTCTGAACCAAGCAGACGAAACTCCACCTATCAGCAAGACGGTCGTCAACGATACCAAAAATATCTTCTATTTTGATGGTAATGATTAATGATACTAATTCCTCCATTACATGGTCTTTCTTTCACTTGTCTCAATATCATGAACCATTGTTTACAGATGGGGATGATGCCCCCTTACCAGCTTTAGAGAACCTCCAAATTTCAGGAGAACCTTATCCTGGACATGAACTTCAGGCTTGTGGTTACTCCATTAATGGAACAACAAGTTGTAATTTTGAGGTGTGTACTAAAACAGACAACAGAATCGCTTCCTTTCTTACTTATGTTGAATTGctctatcttcttctgttcttccATTTTCAGTGGGTATGTCATCTAGAAGATGGATCTGTGAATTACATTGATGGTACATTCCCCTCCTGCTgatttctgtttcttattttctttatatggAAATAAGAATATAGTCGTTAATGAAATTCTAATGCAGGAGCAAAGAAGCCAAATTACCTTGTCACTGCTGATGATGTTGGTTTATGTCTTGCTATTGAAGTTCAGCCTTTGGATGACCGGAACCGGAAggtttaatatctttttatatgaATGAGATCATATGTTAGAGTTGTTCTTCTCTGTGGAAAGCTAGGATTATGATTTTGTGGTATACTGGAATCTTGATATGGAAAGTACAGTTGTGTTAGATGTGCTTACACAGTTGTTTTCTACCGattgtttttcagttttttcatGTTGCTACTTTCTGATTTCAGGGAGAGCTTGTGAAGGTTTTTGCCAATGATAATCGCAAGATCGCTTGCCGTAAGTTAATCTATTTACTTAGCTAGAGAATCTCCCTCTTGAGTTCCTATAAAGCTAGACCACTTGTCAGTTTACGTCTCGATGTTAAGTCTTTTGTGCTCGCTGAGCTGTTTCTGGTTGGTTGTGCAAGAGATTGGTTCCCTTAAATATGTAGCATTCTTTGAGAACCTAATAGTATTTATTGTCAGACTTCTATCTAACAGTAatcctctttttattttcacagATCCAGAGATGCAGAGCAATATAGACAAGACTCTTCATACTGGTCATGCTTCATACAAAGTTTCTCTTGCGGTATCACATTTTCTGTTTCAACTCGTATATTTTGGCTATGTTTTCCTTGGATTAATCCTTCACATGCATGTGGCTTTGGATAGATTGGTTTCGTGCATATATGGGAAGCAGCTACGTTATCTATTGAGAGAGAAGGTTACACCATCAAGTGTAATAACGATCTCACAATTACAGAAAAGTTCTCAGCTTCTACTGCTGTAAGACTTTtgctttatttgtttctgtcTCCTTTTTTGTCTACTGCGCTTGTCTGTGAAAAGTCTGGAAGGCAACAAGTTTTGAACTAATATATGAATCCTTCTTGTGATACCTTTCTAGGTAAAAATTCCGTTTGAGAAACCTGCAGAACTTGTTATCATTGGTTCTGATGGTAGTGAACATTGCTTACGAGTAGATAATGAATGGCCAGACATCAGGTAAAGAAAACTTAACTTTCTTTCAAGAAGGGAAGTCGACCATAACTTAATCTTCTGTTATCTTTGGCAGCTCAAGAGATGAAATAGTACTCACCCTGAGATCATTTATCAAGACGGTAGTGTTCTTCAAAGCATTACAATTCATTTTATCACTCTCGTTACAATCTCTAGAAGACCAGTTTTAAGTATACAAAGACTtgattatttttggtttgttatttCGTTGCAGGCTCTGCAAAGAGGaaaaaagggttttaagaTTGGTGAAGTATGTTGTTGTATTTGAGCAGAAGCTCTGAAGCTAGTGAGGAAAGAGTAAAGGAAAAGGAATATGTAAAGAGGCGCGAGAAGACATAAATGAGGTTCCTCGATCTGTGTTCTTCATCGctcaaaatatgaaataaattgagttttgttgtCTGTGTGGATAGATTAGCGTGAAACAGAggtttttttaaagtaaacgGTCTAAACGGTCTTTTGTGAGAAAGACCTTGTAGAAGGGAAACAAATTATtcatgagaaaaaaatcaatctttgtttatataaaagcCCCACTTAAGTTACATTTGATCTCACTACAAATACCACTGCTCTTCCACATTACATTCTATTTTATCGACCTTTTGAGTACACTAAACAATTGGCCAACCTGACTATGTTACAAAGAAGAATGATATGACAAGTCTTAAGGGGATATGATACAACAACAATGAAGTAACACAAAAGTATTTGCTAAGTTTGAGatcaaacaaattttcagCTGTGTCGGAATTTAGGCCGCACTGTGATAACTCCTGGCCTTGTCTCGTCAAACCTATACCTGCAATCCAACATCCCATTCCTCAGCTTGTTATTTATACTAATGATTGACAAAGATATGAAACAGAAGATCAAAGAGTGATCTTCACCTGTTATCTTCAAAGAATGTCTTCACGGCTAGAGGAAGTGAAGCCTGTCCGCGACTGTGTTTACCAATACCTACAATGGACATAGAACATCACCGTCACAGATTTATGTGTGAACCTCCTATTATACTTAAAACCATGGAAACATCAGTTCACTTGATGCTTCATAAACAGAAAATCGACATACCTGTTATAACCTGCAATGAGTTTCTCAGTTCTCTAGAAGAAGTTCTTTGACAGTGCATGCCTTCCTCATCTAATCTACCAAAAGGCTCTTGTGATGCAGATCGCAGAGCTGCATTCTTTGACCTACCTCTATTTGGTGATACTGAACGGTTCACAGTAAAGTGACCTTCAATCATTTGCAAACGTTCTTGTAAGGCTTGAACAGCTTCTGTGGCATGGAGACCATGCAGGTCCAACTTCCATATGTCATTATCCTTATTTGTTATACCTATGATCTTCTTGGCCGCTTCAGCATTTAGCTTCTCAGCTGCTAACCAGTCCTCTCTTGCTTTATCTGAATGCTGCTTGGCAGAAGCATGATCATATCTCTGAAAAGCATTTTGGGCAGCTCTTGAATGGTTTGAGGCTGATCTGTTTAACAAAGAAGGAATTTCTCAATAGCTGATGATACATATTCATCTTCGAAGATAAGAAAGTTTGAAATGAGATACTGACTACTCGTAGCTGTAAATTTAAGcataaagtttgaaacttaAGTTCGAAATATGATTATCAATATGACAATTGACAACAACACAGTATAAAAAGGACTTAAGCCTTTGTGTACCTCATCACTTTCAGCGCATCCTTTCGATGACTCAAGTAtagatcatcttcttcccatTCAGGTTCTATCGGAATGGACTGAAGCCGCTGAATGATACTATCTAGTTCAGAAATATCATCAGGGAACTTTTCATTGTCAGATGCATTGACCAGAAACGAGCTTCCATCACTATTTTCCAGATCATACTTGCCAGCATCCTCAAATGTGGACCTTGCAGCCATCTTCACCGAACTTGTAACTGTTTTCTCAAATGTTCTATATTCCGATCTTCTGTTATCGGATGAATACCCCTCAATCTTTGAAGTTGGCTCCTCATCCTCCTTACCAGAAGAAACCATTCCTTTCAAAAAAGCTAAGGCCATTTCAAAATCATCCTCTGTGGATAACAATACATCCCTTATTAAGTTATCATCCGCCCAGCTGTTCATTTCCTTCAGCTTCGTGAAGGCTAAATCATGACTGTTTACCGGGAGACTCAAAGTGTCCGGCTTTCTTCTACAACAACCCCCTCGTTCTTGGTTTCCGCAATCCTTATTCTCTGTCAATGCCGGAAATCTCGAAGGAGGCAAGAGCACGGACGAAAAAGACTTTTCAGAAGGTTCATGGTTTCTTCTCAACCGTCCTCTTACACCAAAGGATGCATTAACACTAGTTGAAACAGGTGGGAATGGATCACCCTCGACCTCACTTTCAAGACCTTGTTTCTGTCTCTGCTTGAGATCAAACGCAGTCCAACCAGATGATTTACCTTTCATCCATGACATCTTTATACCGAACTAGTGATCATCTCTCACTTCCCCATCAAAGTGATACTTCAAAGTTTCAGTCTTTAAGGTACTTAAGGGTGGCTCAGGAGcttcaaaacataaaaacaaacacacacaaccATTTCTCAATGAACAACATTCAACAAACCAGTTCCAAACGGAGTTCGATTCTACATTCAAATTAAACCCAGACAAGACAAATCAACCCATTTCTGCAATTCAACATAACACAAAAGCACTGTTTggaaattttttaattcaaatccTTTAAttctaaacccaaaatttgacggaaaaaagaaattgactTTATAAGCTAAAGAGGGTTGACTAACCTAAGGCCAATGGTTCGAGCAGTCACGGTGTATATGTGGTCGGAGAGTACAGACGGTCGGTGATAAAATTGACGGAGAAGGAAGCAATAGAAATTCGCCGgcggagagagagaaagagacgcTGCAGATTTGCATTTAATTGCGAAATTGCCCTTTGTCGagattttggtaaattttgacctttttaattttctttgtatgaCTGGTCATTGGTCAACCATCCATTATTGGATTCATACGTACTCTTAGTGGGCCTTAACGGCCCATATTAGTGATTTAAAAGCAGAACacagtttgtttttctttagctTTAAGCCTTTAGGGTTTACGCTATAGTTAGAGTTACATAAAACCAACTTAACTCATTAAATCATCCTTAAGCTCCACCAACAATGAAAATTCGATCATAAATCGGCCTCCGAGGTT includes:
- a CDS encoding uncharacterized protein (unknown protein; LOCATED IN: cellular_component unknown; BEST Arabidopsis thaliana protein match is: unknown protein (TAIR:AT5G23490.1); Has 30201 Blast hits to 17322 proteins in 780 species: Archae - 12; Bacteria - 1396; Metazoa - 17338; Fungi - 3422; Plants - 5037; Viruses - 0; Other Eukaryotes - 2996 (source: NCBI BLink).); the encoded protein is MKHSQEKSTHFCNHSLTSVKRTTGDKIDGEAINHSAAFEMQPGTSVYESPALNQADETPPISKTVVNDTKNIFYFDDGDDAPLPALENLQISGEPYPGHELQACGYSINGTTSCNFEWVCHLEDGSVNYIDGAKKPNYLVTADDVGLCLAIEVQPLDDRNRKGELVKVFANDNRKIACHPEMQSNIDKTLHTGHASYKVSLAIGFVHIWEAATLSIEREGYTIKCNNDLTITEKFSASTAVKIPFEKPAELVIIGSDGSEHCLRVDNEWPDISSRDEIVLTLRSFIKTALQRGKKGFKIGEVCCCI
- a CDS encoding smr (Small MutS Related) domain-containing protein (smr (Small MutS Related) domain-containing protein; CONTAINS InterPro DOMAIN/s: Smr protein/MutS2 C-terminal (InterPro:IPR002625), Domain of unknown function DUF1771 (InterPro:IPR013899); Has 1807 Blast hits to 1807 proteins in 277 species: Archae - 0; Bacteria - 0; Metazoa - 736; Fungi - 347; Plants - 385; Viruses - 0; Other Eukaryotes - 339 (source: NCBI BLink).) gives rise to the protein MSWMKGKSSGWTAFDLKQRQKQGLESEVEGDPFPPVSTSVNASFGVRGRLRRNHEPSEKSFSSVLLPPSRFPALTENKDCGNQERGGCCRRKPDTLSLPVNSHDLAFTKLKEMNSWADDNLIRDVLLSTEDDFEMALAFLKGMVSSGKEDEEPTSKIEGYSSDNRRSEYRTFEKTVTSSVKMAARSTFEDAGKYDLENSDGSSFLVNASDNEKFPDDISELDSIIQRLQSIPIEPEWEEDDLYLSHRKDALKVMRSASNHSRAAQNAFQRYDHASAKQHSDKAREDWLAAEKLNAEAAKKIIGITNKDNDIWKLDLHGLHATEAVQALQERLQMIEGHFTVNRSVSPNRGRSKNAALRSASQEPFGRLDEEGMHCQRTSSRELRNSLQVITGIGKHSRGQASLPLAVKTFFEDNRYRFDETRPGVITVRPKFRHS
- a CDS encoding uncharacterized protein (unknown protein; BEST Arabidopsis thaliana protein match is: unknown protein (TAIR:AT5G23490.1); Has 35333 Blast hits to 34131 proteins in 2444 species: Archae - 798; Bacteria - 22429; Metazoa - 974; Fungi - 991; Plants - 531; Viruses - 0; Other Eukaryotes - 9610 (source: NCBI BLink).), with the protein product MQPGTSVYESPALNQADETPPISKTVVNDTKNIFYFDDGDDAPLPALENLQISGEPYPGHELQACGYSINGTTSCNFEWVCHLEDGSVNYIDGAKKPNYLVTADDVGLCLAIEVQPLDDRNRKGELVKVFANDNRKIACHPEMQSNIDKTLHTGHASYKVSLAIGFVHIWEAATLSIEREGYTIKCNNDLTITEKFSASTAVKIPFEKPAELVIIGSDGSEHCLRVDNEWPDISSRDEIVLTLRSFIKTVVFFKALQFILSLSLQSLEDQF